AATCTCCCCCCACCAGTAACGACTTGTGACCCCCCTCTACTTAAGGAGGAGCTTATTTCCTTGTGCAGAAGTGAAGCCTTTTTTTAGCCCAAATGTTGACTCATGTGCTGTAACGTCTCAGGGTACCAAATGGCCGACAGTAAAACAGAGACCTGCACTGTGGCTTTTAACCCTGGAGATGTCCTGACATGAGTTTTCCCAGCTGTTTATTTCAGCCACTTGTGTCTCACGTGTGAGGTGTAAATTGCACAACTTTATGCCTATAGAAAAATGcgtacttaccctttaaaatgaCCACAAACCATGTATAAAATAAACACCTGTGCAAGAAGGAAACACATATATGTGGCTGGGGGGCTAGGATAAGGGGATACAAACTTTCCCTAAAAATGTATAGCTCCTTTACgccccctagctctccaaaatggGTATGCCCACCTACTGAGACTGGAGAACAGGAAAACTGTGTTTGAGGGGCTGCAGCTCCATCTGGGGAAATTCAAAGCCTTCAAACAAATAATTAGGAAATTGTTCAGAGTGCTcttctaaacacttttgcaagtgacatgaattattttgttttctagttttcaagatatgaccagtttttacacagtgaatataatgaatttgaaagaAAACAACAGAGCCATTTGCTGTTCATTTTGGCAGCCTGTACACAGTCGgcagaaaattaagttagtgagGAAAGAAAGGTCATGTGATgatgctctgcttagaactgatcAGATACTGTATATGTCAAATGGTACCTCTctgctagggttgccaactggccaGTATTTAaccggcctagccagtaaatcaccagatcacaaatttaccagcaatatactagtcggtaaatttgtaatggcctataaattcctcccttccctgaccatCTTCACTGCTGaccacccttagggtgaagacacatggagctactagtagccgctacttgtcgtggctactaaaatagacaatgctgatcatttactgataattgtctctacgtgtgttttagcagaggcaattctcagtattgtctatggcaggggattttctgttgtttagtagccgtgacaagtagttgctactaattagctccatgtgtcttcgctcTTATAGCTATGGGCCCACCTCTGCTTCCCCTATAACCCTGCacagtctgtccatttccctgcccatttccctgcccatttcccagccccatccacctttcccttgCACCAAAGCTCCGCCCCAAATATGTCATGGTCCaccccccaacccaaaggccggtattagtcagtggcaaccctactttctTCTCACTTACTTTGTTTTCCAAGCAGAGAAACTTCACCTATCTTACTAACTTAATTTTCTGCTGACTGTTGACGTTTGGCCAAAGAGACCAGTAGGTGtagtttcaaattcattatatcagtcaggtaggccatCATAATGGCCCAATATAGGGGCCAATAAGCTATTGACTCTCGTCTAAAGCGGCTGAGTTGACACCTGTACCTTGCTGAATGTGAGTGCAACCTCTAGTGGAGAGTCTGCAGACCTGCAGCTGAACGAAACCCCCAATTCCCATCATTCTGAGATAAGTATAATTAAGAGCTACGCGGTACCTCGGGGGGCAGGTTATCGAGCATGACAATATCTGCTCCTGCTGCGGCCGCATCTAACGCTTCCTCCAGGGATCTGCATTCAACTTCCACCTTCAACGTTTTCCCAGCCAGAGCGCGAACACCATCAAGGGCCTGAGGGTCAGAAGAAGACTGTTTGTATGAACGCATATCttacaatttaaaggggacctgtcacccacatattaaaatctgtattataaaagacctttaaaaatgaaaaccaaagttttttttaatgaaatcatccatacctgttataaatgtatttcaaaatctgagctgtcaatcatatattgcctgccccgcctctatacctgcagcatagaggcggggcaggcaatatatgattgtcagatatcacctagatggaaaatgtataagattttgggatAATACAAagcttcacaaaatggcgccgacctgctggctgtgactgtaaattccaggactgaagggaaAAACATTATATAGTTTATTTGGTGTAAGTAAAGCTTATTTTGCTCacctaacatgatagaaaaggatttgggattattttttagggtgacaggtcccctttaagtgcatGGACCATAAGGTTGAATTTGACTATGATTTGCAAGCTATTTCTTCACCTCTTTGACTCCTCCCATGGCCCAGACGTGGTTGTCCTTTAGCATGACCAGATCAGTGGTCCCATATCTGTGAGTGCCAGCTCCTCCCACCAACAGTCCATACTTCTCAGGCAGGCGGAACCCTGGCGTAGTTTTCCTTGTGCCGGTGACCAGCCCTGGCCACCCTGTGGCTTTTGCTTTCCGTGACGCCTCCCTTGCCAGAGTAGCCACTCCGCTGATGCGAGACAGAGCATTCAGGGCAGGGCGTTCCGCCAGCAGTAAATCATTCACGCGACCTGGAATAAATGGAACAACTTGGTGAGCTTTGCACAACCCGCAGCTCCTTTACACTTTCTGTTGGTCTGAACTTTCAGGCTGGTCatgttcttggtgttactgttcctttaagtcagacTAGTGCTGTGACCCATAGTACTGTTgtaattttctaacttgtagcagACTGATAAAAAactaatttctgattggctgcatcTAGCAACGTAACTATTACAAATGAACCCCTAAGTCAGTCAGTTAGCCCCCGGCCCAAGTGTAAAGTCACCTTTGACAGTAGCCACCCTGGTGACTGGTTCCAACCATTCTCCATCTCTGTGCTCCCATTGGACAGTGCACCCAGCTTCCTCACATACTGCTTGGAAAAATGGCCCCCCTGCCAGCACGCCTGCAGATTTGCACAGTAGCACGGCCTCTTCCTGTCCACCCTGATTACGGCGGGAAGCTGCCCAGCCCGCAATATCTAACCAGGGTGCGTCCTCGGCCAACCAGTCACGAGCAAACTGCTGCAGGCGGGGTTGGGGTAAAAGAGTGGTAAGATCATGGCAGTCCATCGTTGTAGTTACTCTACAGCAGAAGGGGAGAGAAATAACGTCAATTTCCAACATAATGTTTTCTCTGTAGGACTTTTGTGAAAAACTCTTAGTGCAAACTCCATTCCATTGCCACCCTAATGCATACACCTACCCACACATGCCAGCATGGTGCTTATGAATTCCAGGCGTCTTTTGCCCATAGCCTTTTATGCCCCAACCATGCCCCATTACCCCCCAGGCTGCTAGGCCAGGGCCCTTATTGTGCTCCAAgctctgcccaatgctgcctgtttTTGACATCATTTGTGAGGGTTTCAGATCTTATATAGCCCACTGGGCACCTAGCCCAAAGttccagggagattagttgccacgtgacaaatcttccttgtcgcgggcgactaatctcccgaaatgccatcccaccggctggaatgtaagtcgccagtgggatggcatacgcggcgccgaagtttcctctcaaggcaactttggcgatttcggcaaatcgacgtgccgcgtatgccatcccaccagcaatttacatccggtgggatggcatttcggggagattagttgccggcgactaatctccccgtctgtcatggcccttataGAGGACAACCAAGTCTATAAGAGCTATAACTGCATGCAGAACTGCCTATTTCCCATGGTCAGATGTAGAAAAGTAGGGCTGGAATAAATCCACCGCACAGCAATTGCTTCAAGTGTGTGCaaaggtggccttacactgtGCCATCTGCTCTTTTGGTGAGgtccaaatgagcggatcttctcccaatatgcccacgtacgatgggtgatatcgggctaattcgatcgtttggcctcctATGGTCAAATGATTCAATTAAAATGACGGCTGTCATAATAAGGACCGTATCAAAGAggcaatgcggtccccgatccaacaagtaaatcaaacctgcccaattttaggtcaggtaggcctgttggggggtTCCCTCAGATTGGagggtgcaggacccaccggggcttctgcctcaagGGCCCCTGGCCCTCGCCGCCTTTACCCCCCTCCCACCCGCAGAGGCCACCAACACCCTCCAACCCCCTACCCTGAGTGCTCCAAAAAGAAACTTACCAGCGGCGTGTCGGGGGGAAGGAGACAGTGGATCGCGGGAGCACGGAGAGATAAACtaccgaatcggtctgaaggacccaaaccGGCAGCagaaatctacctgtgtatggccaccttaagaaataataatataccAATCAACAGAGTGGGTTAATTATAAATACAGATTCAAGACTTTGCCCCAGAATCACACCACCCCTACCTTTATGCACTATCTCCCAGCACAGAAATGTtcccattaagctggccatacacgtggcaatccgacgatgtttcgtacgaccatcggtcgcacgaaacatcgtcagatccgccacacaccattcagggctgaatcggcaggtaaggaggtagaaacaataggatttctacctccttctgccgattcagctctgaagggagaattttggtcaggcgccttctatggcgcccgatcaaaattttctaacctggccgatcgacgagccgaccgatttcagcagcttcctgcgacatcggtcggctcgctgacataccatacacgcaccgattatcgtacgaaacgaggtttcgtacgataatatcggtgcgtgtatggccacctttactcctaaAAAGCCCCCAAAATGTTCTCTTACCTGTGTGACTTGTTGTTGTGCTTCTTTCCCTCACAATCACTGCTGTATTTCTAACCCGCTAGTCCCTGTTATCAGAGAGCACACAGACCATTGCGCAATCCCCCAGAGGGGTCAGAGTTCAGAGGTGACTTGCCACTAAGCTCATACACAATATAAAAGGTCATGTTTACACCGTTGAACTGGGAAAGCAAGTTCCGCTGCTGGTTTTTATTTGATATactgatttgttttatttaatataaaaatggaaaactttttttaaaggagaagtaaacccatAGTTCTATTATATTTTCTATTGTTGTAGAAAATATGCTTGAAATGCAGTAAAAGCAATAATCTAAAGCCGCTCTCTATTCCCCACATACCAGCATTCTCCAATGGCAAGAAGTCTTTGTGACAAAGGGTCCCCAGTGGGACACCGCCAACATTAACCTTACAATTAGGTTTGATTTAAATCATATAAATCTCCCTGTTATCAGCCATTtctgaaacattggggtaactatATTGGGTGTTGTTGGGGTAAGCTGGGGAAACCATACAGTTACCACATACTCCAGAAAAAAAGATACCGGCCTATATTTTTCCCATGTTCAACCAATAATTAACATGGGCATCAACCATTATTTTTCCCAGCTGAGCCAGCAAAATACCAGCATGGCAACCCTTCCATAGCAACGTGCTCCTGTCCCAACAAAATACATCTATTTAACCTGCATGGTATTGGGAAAGCCAAGCAATTACTGTTGTGGGATGTGGGTCCCTGAAATAGAGGAGCTGCGATTCTTATAGTGATGGCGGATCCCAGAATTCTCTGGGTCAGTGAGGAGTTTTTTGGGTGACATTTTATGACAGGGAGGAATTGCATGATGTGGAAAATGAGCTATAATATCGTTATGGTGTCTGGCTTTATCATAGGGACAATCTTACTGTACTGATAACTAGAACTGTTAAACAGAAATTGTTTACACAACAGTAGTAAAATGAgaaaattgtgctttatttcccCCTGACTGGAGCGCCCACTAGGAAAGCCGCCGCTTGATTGGAGCAGAAGCACTGTGTGAGAGACGAGCTCTAATTGGCGCACACTGTGGCGCGCTATGCGCT
The genomic region above belongs to Xenopus tropicalis strain Nigerian chromosome 9, UCB_Xtro_10.0, whole genome shotgun sequence and contains:
- the qprt gene encoding nicotinate-nucleotide pyrophosphorylase [carboxylating], whose protein sequence is MDCHDLTTLLPQPRLQQFARDWLAEDAPWLDIAGWAASRRNQGGQEEAVLLCKSAGVLAGGPFFQAVCEEAGCTVQWEHRDGEWLEPVTRVATVKGRVNDLLLAERPALNALSRISGVATLAREASRKAKATGWPGLVTGTRKTTPGFRLPEKYGLLVGGAGTHRYGTTDLVMLKDNHVWAMGGVKEALDGVRALAGKTLKVEVECRSLEEALDAAAAGADIVMLDNLPPEALHAAALAVKSSYPSVVIEASGGVTFTNLQQFLGAHVDMVSMGCLTQGSPSIDFSLKLSHGLRRKATDLGH